From the genome of Bacteroidota bacterium:
ATAAAGGAAGGTGACTTTTTTTCACCCAAAAGTGTCTCGATTACGACACGCTCTTTATAACTTAATCTGTGATAATTCTGTGTTTCCATACAACAAATCTACTAGGTCGATTTGTTGCGCTAAGTTCTTGAATTCGGGATTCGTTTTCCGAGTTATGATATTTAGAGCGCTGAATTCCAACTACAGGTTCTTTCGATTTTCTTTTTTTCTTTTCCATTTCCTTCAGAACACGGATGGAAACCCATCGCCTGCAATAGTGTTCATCCAAATTACTTCCGTGAGGATTGTGAAGCTGATTCAGGTGAAGTTCCTTTGTCAAAGCATAATGCCCTGTTCCGATTTTGTTGTCGAAGCGCAGGAAGAAAAGATTATTCAGGTTGAAATGATAAGGTAGAATATTTGTCAGGCGATGAATAAATGTTTCGTGCGAAGAGGTGTATTTGGAAATCAGTTTCAGGAAATTTTCTTCACTCCATTTTTTTGCAGAGAAGAACTTTTCCATATCAGCAACAAGCGATTGCTCATTCATCAGCAATGCGCCTGCAAAATAGGATGCTTTAAAATTATTGAGCACGTGGTCGAACGATTCCACTTTCATCAGCGGAAGCGTGAAAGGTCTTTCCTTCAAATGCAAATAGTGAAAACCAATTTCTCTTGCCATGATAAATGCGCGCTGAGAATCATCGAGCGCGGGGTTCAGCAGGAGTTTTTTCTTTCCTTCGAGAGAAACAGCACGCATGTGCTTTATCTCTTTATATGTCGGAAGTTCTGTATCATTCACTTCATACCCAAATTCTTTTTCCAGAATTTTCTGAAGCGTTGCGGGTTTAACCGATACCTTATTATTAATAGAATGTTTTTCCGCAAACGAGTTCGCGGATTTTTCAAGTTCGGGAAAATAATTTTCATGAGATTCCTGGTAAGAGCGAAGAACGGCAAGAAGAAAATGTTCCTGTGTAAACTCATGGTTGCGCGCCACTTCAATGATGGTGGAGATAAATGCGTTCACTTTCGCGGGAGCATTTGAAATCAGTTCCACCAGTTTATGCCTGTCAATGCCGAACATCTCAAACGGAATCTCATCCAGAATTTTTGAATCAAGCACCGAAGCGATGGGTGCATGCGCTTTGTGAAGTTTTATGGAAACCAGTTTATCATAAGGAATGTCCAGCGCTTTGGAAAGTGAAGCAATTTTTTCTCCCGATGGATACTTTTTGCCTTTTTCTATTTCATTCAGGTAAGAAACCGATAGATGGCTTTTCTCGGCAAGTTCAACAAGCGAAAGGTTCTGTTCGCTTCGAAGTTGTTTAATCTTCAGCCCGAAAATGATTTTGATATTACCTCCGCTTAACTGCACGGACAAATATAGCAACTTGTTAACGGAATGTACGCAGATTGTTGAAAAAATTCTTTTAGCGAAATTTCGCTGATTGAAAATATTCGTACTATTGCGCAATGTTTAACCCTAATTCATACTAACATGTCGCCCGTAACTGCTACTCTCCTGAAAGGAATCGAAATCAATGCTCCCGTGCTGGATGCGCACATGAGCATTCTCACTACCGATGCACTTGAGTTCATCGCGCATCTTCACCGCAGGTTCAATGTGAGAAGGAAACAACTTCTTGCAAAACGTTTCGAGCGCCAGCAGGAAATTGACAAAGGAATTTTTCCTTCTTTCCTTCCGGAAACCAAACACATCCGCGAGAGCGAATGGACTGTGGCTCCGCTTTCCAAAGATTTGCTCGACCGTAGAGTTGAAATTACCGGTCCGGTTGACCGCAAGATGATTATCAATGCGCTCAACTCAGGAGCGAATGTTTTCATGGCGGATTTTGAGGATTCCACTTCACCGACATGGAATAATATCATTGAGGGACAAATAAATCTTCGCGATGCAGTGAGCGGAACGATTACCTATTATAATAACGCGAATGGAAAAACCTATCGCCTCAATGAAAAAACTGCCGTGCTGTTTGTCCGTCCGCGCGGATGGCACATGGAAGAAAAACATTTCTTGGTGGACGATGAATTTATTTCCGCTTCCATATTTGATTTCGGATTATACTTCTATCACAATGTTCACGAACTTCTGAAAAAAGGAACTGCTCCGTATTTCTATCTGCCGAAAATAGAAAGCCATCTGGAAGCGCGATTATGGAATGAGATTTTTACGGAAGCGCAGAAATTATTGAACATTCCTCTCGGAACAATTAAAGCAACCGTTCTGATTGAAACAATTCTCGCTTCGTTCGAGATGGATGAAATTCTTTTTGAACTGCGTCAGCATTCTGCGGGATTAAATTGCGGACGGTGGGATTATATTTTCAGTTTCATAAAAAAGTTCCGCGCGCATTCGGATTTTGTTCTGCCGGAACGCTCTCAGGTTACAATGACCACACACTTCCTGAGAAGTTATTCCCAGCTACTGATTCAAACCTGCCACAAACGAAATGTTCACGCGATGGGAGGAATGGCCGCTCAGATTCCGATTAAGAATGACGAAGAAACAAACCTGATTGCTCTTGAAAAAGTCTGCACGGATAAAGAACGCGAGGCAAAAGACGGACATGATGGAACATGGGTTGCGCATCCTGCCCTTGTTCCGATTGCAAAAGAAATTTTTAACAAGCACATGCCATCGCAAAATCAGATTCATGTAAAAAGAGAAGATGTAAAAGTTTCAGCGAAAGATTTAGTGCAAATTCCCGAAGGCACAATTACTGAGGAAGGAATCATCACCAACATTGATGTAGCGATTCAATACATCGCTTCCTGGCTGAGAGGGACGGGATGCGTGCCGATTTACAACCTGATGGAGGATGCAGCCACTGCGGAAATTTCCCGCACACAAATCTGGCAATGGCTTCATAACAAAAATGTAAAACTTTCGGACGGAAGAATTTTTTCCTTCGATATATATGAAACCATCGTGCCGAAAGCAATTGCTAAAATCAAAAATTTAGTAGGTGAGAAATCCTTTCGCGATGAAAAATACGAAGAAGCATTCATGCTTTTTAATAGAATGGTGAATGCAAATCATCTTCACGATTTTCTTACAACACTTGCATATCAACAATTAGATTAATAAAAAAATTATCTATGACAAAACAAGAACGCATCAGCGTATTAATTACCGACTGGAATTCAAATCCGAGATGGAATGGAATCGAACGCACTTACACTGCTGAAGAGGTTGTAAACCTCAGCGGCTCGGTGAAAATTGAATACACGCTTGCGAAACTCGGAGCAGAAAAACTATGGAAACTTCTGCATTCTGAAAAATATGTTTCTGCGCTTGGCGCGCTTACAGGAAATCAAGCCATACAGGAAGTGCAAGCGGGATTAAAAGCAATTTATCTCAGCGGGTGGCAGGTGGCCGCTGATGCAAACCTTACAGGACAAATGTATCCTGACCAGAGTTTATATCCAGCAGATTCCGTTCCGAATGTGATTCGGAAAATAAATAACTCATTGCTGCGTGCTGACCAAATTCAAACGCTGAGCGGAAAAACAGAAGTAGATTTTCTTGCACCTATTGTTGCCGATGCCGAAGCCGGTTTCGGAGGAAACCTTAACGCTTTTGAATTAATGAAAATGATGATTGAAGCAGGTGCAGCAGCAGTTCATTTTGAAGACCAATTGTCTTCAGCAAAAAAATGCGGACATCTTGGAGGAAAAGTTTTGGTGCCTGCTCAAGAGGCAATCAACAAATTAATTTCTGCGAGGCTTGCTGCGGATGTAATGGGAGTTCCTTCTATTATTATTGCAC
Proteins encoded in this window:
- a CDS encoding helix-turn-helix domain-containing protein, with the protein product MSVQLSGGNIKIIFGLKIKQLRSEQNLSLVELAEKSHLSVSYLNEIEKGKKYPSGEKIASLSKALDIPYDKLVSIKLHKAHAPIASVLDSKILDEIPFEMFGIDRHKLVELISNAPAKVNAFISTIIEVARNHEFTQEHFLLAVLRSYQESHENYFPELEKSANSFAEKHSINNKVSVKPATLQKILEKEFGYEVNDTELPTYKEIKHMRAVSLEGKKKLLLNPALDDSQRAFIMAREIGFHYLHLKERPFTLPLMKVESFDHVLNNFKASYFAGALLMNEQSLVADMEKFFSAKKWSEENFLKLISKYTSSHETFIHRLTNILPYHFNLNNLFFLRFDNKIGTGHYALTKELHLNQLHNPHGSNLDEHYCRRWVSIRVLKEMEKKKRKSKEPVVGIQRSKYHNSENESRIQELSATNRPSRFVVWKHRIITD
- the aceB gene encoding malate synthase A; protein product: MSPVTATLLKGIEINAPVLDAHMSILTTDALEFIAHLHRRFNVRRKQLLAKRFERQQEIDKGIFPSFLPETKHIRESEWTVAPLSKDLLDRRVEITGPVDRKMIINALNSGANVFMADFEDSTSPTWNNIIEGQINLRDAVSGTITYYNNANGKTYRLNEKTAVLFVRPRGWHMEEKHFLVDDEFISASIFDFGLYFYHNVHELLKKGTAPYFYLPKIESHLEARLWNEIFTEAQKLLNIPLGTIKATVLIETILASFEMDEILFELRQHSAGLNCGRWDYIFSFIKKFRAHSDFVLPERSQVTMTTHFLRSYSQLLIQTCHKRNVHAMGGMAAQIPIKNDEETNLIALEKVCTDKEREAKDGHDGTWVAHPALVPIAKEIFNKHMPSQNQIHVKREDVKVSAKDLVQIPEGTITEEGIITNIDVAIQYIASWLRGTGCVPIYNLMEDAATAEISRTQIWQWLHNKNVKLSDGRIFSFDIYETIVPKAIAKIKNLVGEKSFRDEKYEEAFMLFNRMVNANHLHDFLTTLAYQQLD
- the aceA gene encoding isocitrate lyase; translated protein: MTKQERISVLITDWNSNPRWNGIERTYTAEEVVNLSGSVKIEYTLAKLGAEKLWKLLHSEKYVSALGALTGNQAIQEVQAGLKAIYLSGWQVAADANLTGQMYPDQSLYPADSVPNVIRKINNSLLRADQIQTLSGKTEVDFLAPIVADAEAGFGGNLNAFELMKMMIEAGAAAVHFEDQLSSAKKCGHLGGKVLVPAQEAINKLISARLAADVMGVPSIIIARTDADAANLITSDIDERDRKFIFGKRTSEGFYQVKNGLEQAINRGLSYAPFADMLWCETSHPDISEAREFAQAIHQRFPNKFLAYNCSPSFNWSAKLSKEEMLSFREELAELGYKFQFVTLAGFHALNTSMFELALAYREKGMAGYSELQQKEFALQEKGFKAVKHQSFVGTGYFDAVQNTVTGGLTTTTAMHNSTEEKQFN